In Plasmodium falciparum 3D7 genome assembly, chromosome: 6, the following proteins share a genomic window:
- a CDS encoding rhomboid protease ROM10, whose product MSFRTRASNNFNNDYSHDSNLLINKYTTSFNNTFKRDIKFIQILFPSFDLYSITFFFSLLLIFLFVVIDIIFFNFSSPLFINEDVLKKIGINRFAVSNNYQYYKLVTATFLHSNIWNVLINTYYLMNIGTIIEKNYGKAEYIIIMILSVACGNLLTCATSKCLDVQMGISPILSGFIGLFLQDIIVHYYELIDKLSIFGNFIFSFLSLYLMISIFSYNGNVLGNVGGILAGVSYPYIFKSDNFHGNDKKLKIIFAIFITLLLSGSLASLIVFKC is encoded by the exons atgagtTTTAGGACGAGAGCtagtaataattttaataatgattattCCCATGATTCGAATTTATTAATCAATAAATACACCACAAGTTTCAATAACACATTCAAGAgagatataaaatttatacaaatCTTATTTCCTTCTTTTGATCTATATTCAattacttttttcttttccttgcTGTTAATATTTCTATTTGTTGTTATAGATAtaatcttttttaattttagtAGTCCCCTATTCATAAATGA agatGTGCTGAAAAAAATTGGTATAAATCGATTTGCCGTTTCAAATAATTaccaatattataaattagtAACTGCCACCTTTCTCCATTCAAATATATGGAATGTCCTA ATTAACACgtattatttaatgaatataGGAACAATAAttgaaaaaaa ttATGGAAAAGcagaatatataattattatgatattgAGTGTAGCTTGTGGAAATTTACTAACATGTGCTACTTCGAAATGTTTAGAT gtacAAATGGGTATTAGTCCGATATTGTCGGGTTTTATTGGATTATTTTTACAAGATATTATTGTTCACTATTATGAGCTTATTGATAAACTAAGCATATTTGGAAATttcat ATTTTCTTTtctatcattatatttaatgattTCTATATTTTCCTACAATg gaaaTGTACTTGGTAATGTTGGAGGTATACTAGCAGGTGTTAGTTAcccttatatttttaaaagcgATAATTTTCATGG GAACGATAAGAagttaaaaattatatttgccatttttattactttattGCTAAGCGGGTCCTTAGCTAGCTTAATAGTTTTCAAATGTTAA
- a CDS encoding heptatricopeptide repeat-containing protein, putative, producing the protein MHIKKLGIYLDNCNKGYTNIFFLYPYNNYFPLLKKFCTINQFLRPICIDNNKKLYYTFEKNKLHVRNLLTKRDENEVDNNNNNNNITPLFNDKLIIDKELNSNKMFSHYTKCYIQKESEHILVLCLKKLNEYEKIKDKAKLSVFIYELQNLSKSKISFNILKNIDIINKLFIHINENIQHASSPSLLLSVALSYRNIKLNKYTYFKNVLRAVCNNIKVYKTTKLNKLLRNENNNNNNNNNNNNKESYEYTIELLNKNKKKNKSKQINMLNVYTNNMNNSTLCYILYSYSTLFTISNSYLLYISKYILLNPGNLNYLDILSLLYFLSRNNLKIKKNDLLYYKDIQLNNINKNTTTNTSIDKNEIKISTQDDSYSLCKHKTNVNDTKKNKIIINDISSLKNINNKYDEYKNTYMKILRTIIYIISKRKMLFENPNILILILYYYFKLNLIPIQIFYKLHFKIKKNIKNIDIKYVSLYLYILSNINFNISYYKFIYKYLTNVFQYRQKEFNILSLSMSFYSLSKNFYFNDQFINVCLNLFLRNAKGLNDILITNIIYTLGKLKIKNDELCDTLCDILSGRMESMSILNLSLIVHNLSKLNYKNENFYKLCLEKGKELFPIFTAKQLVIFTEGMIMNNIYDYEFIEMFFNKLIKIDNIENKKKTNILNKICFSLILEKQDFIKRFPLSINTMISKHMDYIQKKSFMSIHDEIVNILNYLNVENFEILKEKKPYMFDIYIRNNDSIYIDILSPKEYLNVKKLDVSNNHDNNNNNDNNDNNNDNNDNNNDNDNDNNNNNNNYYYYKDKQLSAFIELKKRHMSKLNAKYLYFDKTSYLSLDSIDKKIKFIKTFLEKKCSYNFNYINKTKEQQKKDISTLLLFNETQTNYYQNKIEQQTKFIKDKDIMSRYHKKYPIKNKDFYLFLSCAKTENIIKNYHKKKKIKVNYKEPLIKQQQIFVNCDEKLLLHENKTELFKNTFTEYSKGMISKENNPFYNQYDKERKFLFHKKCHGLSKYEYIDEKTNKIVIKKMS; encoded by the exons atgcatattaaaaaattaggTATATACTTGGATAATTGTAACAAAGGctatacaaatattttttttctgtatccatacaataattattttcctcttttaaaaaaattctgTACAATAAACCAATTTCTAAGACCCATATGTATAGAcaataataagaaattatattatacttttgaaaaaaataaattacatGTGCGCAACTTATTAACTAAGAGGGATGAAAATGAggtagataataataataataataataacatcaCTCCCCTTTTTAATGATAAATTGATTATAgataaagaattaaatagtaataaaatgttttcgcattatacaaaatgttatatacaaaaagaaaGTGAACATATTTTAGTTTTATGTCTTAAAAAATTGaatgaatatgaaaaaataaaagataaagCAAAACTAAGTGTCTTCATCTATGAATTACAGAATTTAAGCAAGTCGAaaatttcatttaatattttaaaaaatatagatatcataaataaattatttatacacaTTAATGAGAATATTCAACATGCATCATCTCCTTCGTTATTATTATCCGTGGCCTTAAgttatagaaatataaaattaaataaatatacctattttaaaaatgtattacGAGCTGtatgtaataatatcaaGGTTTATAAAACTACCAAGTTAAATAAATTACTAAGAAATgaaaacaacaacaacaacaataataataataataataataaagagagTTATGAATATACAATTGAATtacttaataaaaataaaaaaaaaaataaaagtaaacaaattaatatgctaaatgtatatacaaataatatgaataacagcacattatgttatatattatattcctaTTCAACGCTATTTACCATATCtaattcttatttattatatatttctaaatatatattgttaaatCCTggaaatttaaattatttagatatattgtcacttttatatttcttaagtagaaacaatttaaaaataaaaaaaaatgatttactatattataaagatatacaattaaataatataaataaaaatactacAACTAATACTTCcattgataaaaatgaaattaaaataagCACTCAAGATGATTCCTATTCGTTATGTAAACATAAAACAAACGTTAatgatacaaaaaaaaataaaataataatcaatgATATATCTTctctaaaaaatataaataataaatatgatgaatataaaaatacatatatgaaaatattaagaaccataatttatattataagtaaAAGGAAAATGCTCTTCGAAAACCCAAATATTTTAatcttaatattatattattatttcaaatTGAATTTGATACctatacaaatattttataaacttcattttaaaataaaaaaaaatattaaaaatattgacataaaatatgtatcattatatttatacattttaagtaatatcaattttaatattagctattataaattcatatacaaatatttgaCCAATGTGTTTCAGTATAGACAAAAAGAATTTAACATTCTTTCTTTATCCATGTCATTTTATTCACTTTCcaagaatttttattttaatgacCAGTTTATAAATGTTTGTTTGAATTTATTCTTAAg aaaTGCAAAAGGATTAAACGATATTCTCATAacgaatattatatatacccttggaaaattaaaaataaaaaatgatgaattaTGTGACACATTATGTGATATTCTTTCTGGAAGAATGGAAAGCATGTCCATTTTAAATTTAAGCTTGattgttcataatttatcaaaacttaattataaaaatgagaaTTTTTATAAGTTATGTTtggaaaaaggaaaagaattGTTTCCAATATTTACAGCAAAACAATTGGTAATTTTTACAGAAGGAATgataatgaataatatttatgactACGAGTTTATTGAAATGTTTTTCAATAAGCTAATAAAAATAGACAATAttgaaaataagaaaaaaacaaatatattaaataaaatatgttttagTTTAATTTTAGAAAAGCaagattttataaaaagattTCCTTTATCTATTAACACCATGATATCGAAACATATGGATTATATTCAGAAAAAAAGCTTTATGTCTATTCATGATGAAatagtaaatatattaaattatttgaatgttgaaaattttgaaattttaaaagaaaaaaaaccatatatgtttgatatatatattcgaaataatgatagtatatatatagatatattatcaCCGAAGGAATATTTGAATGTTAAAAAATTGGACGTTTCGAACAATcacgataataataataataatgataataatgataataataatgataataatgataataataatgataatgataatgataataataataataataataattattattattataaggaTAAACAATTGAGTGCATTTATTGAACTGAAAAAAAGACACATGTCTAAATTGAAtgcaaaatatttatactttGACAAAACTAGCTATTTATCTCTAGATAgtatagataaaaaaattaaatttattaaaacctttttggaaaaaaaatgttcatataattttaattatataaataaaacaaaagaacaacaaaaaaaagatataagcACCTTACTACTTTTTAATGAAACACaaacaaattattatcaaaataagATAGAACAACAAACgaaatttataaaagataaagatATTATGTCACGgtatcataaaaaatatcctattaaaaataaagatttttatttatttctttcgtGTGCAAAAactgaaaatataataaaaaattatcataaaaaaaaaaaaattaaagtaaATTATAAGGAACCTTTAATAAAACAACAACAAATATTTGTCAACTGTGATGAAAAATTATTGTTACATGAAAACAAAAcagaattatttaaaaatacttTTACTGAATATTCAAAAGGTATGATAAGCAAAGAAAATAATCCTTTTTATAATCAATATGACAAAGAAAGGAagtttttatttcataaaaaatgtCATGGATTAagtaaatatgaatatattgatgaaaaaactaataaaattgtaataaaaaaaatgtcttAA
- a CDS encoding trafficking protein particle complex subunit 6A, putative, producing the protein MSESKISKTSLLLLFNEIVKINIELLRNKDIDLSTVSSSDNYYEDEENEKRLPFYDDEKEENDSREQINKNEKIDKNVKNEKKKLSEKDINNNINENINENINENINENINENINEKMSNNKINNNDIYSNGKNNLNSDIYTKIQNNERDLINMVSSKLKDIGKCIGMKLIERMLIYKNEFYDVKDILKFISKDIWYILFNKNSDKIQTQKKGVYIINENDIGFYLQHLLIDNETNQKNNFIHYFLILIIGIIKGILKRFKIKAYVTYELNYPQCSFQININDE; encoded by the exons ATGAGTGAAAGTAAAATTTCTAAAACTAGTTTGttacttttatttaatgaaattGTTAAGATAAATATAGAATTATTACGAAATAAGGATATTGATTTAAGTACTGTCAGCAGTagtgataattattatgaggatgaggaaaatgaaaaaagactACCAttttatgatgatgaaaaggaagaaaatgaTTCAAGGGAACAAattaacaaaaatgaaaaaatcgataaaaatgtaaaaaatgaaaaaaaaaagttgagTGAAAaggatattaataataatataaatgaaaatataaatgaaaatataaatgaaaatattaatgaaaatattaatgaaaacataaatgaaaaaatgagtaataataaaataaataataatgatatatatagtaatggaaaaaataatttgaataGTGATATATATACGAAAATACAAAACAATGAAAGAGATCTTATAAATATGGTATCAAGcaaattaaaagatatagGGAAATGTATAGGTATGAAATTAATAGAAAGgatgttaatatataaaaatgaattttatGATGTTAaggatattttaaaatttatttcaaAAGATATttggtatattttatttaataaaaattcagataaaatacaaacacaaaaaaaaggtgtctatataattaatgaaaatgatataGGTTTTTATTTACAGCATTTATTAATAGACAATGAaacaaatcaaaaaaataatttcattcattactttttaattttaattattggTATTATTAAAGGCATATTAAAGAGGTTCAAAATTAAGGCATACGTGACATATGAGTTAAATTATCCCCAGT gttcctttcaaataaatataaatgatgaataA